A window from Candidatus Latescibacterota bacterium encodes these proteins:
- a CDS encoding protein kinase: MFPSAQQPPREGLLAEGASSQIYLSRDNVGRPAALKLSRSERWDASLLAEARAAAQYRHPSLLPVLEHGVAEDGRIWLLLPLLTGSTLSDWRPPLTDLLDALTGVADALDLLHHGGVGHADLKPGNLLLDDRSGPPRLLLADLGLLSPLGEVAPGGTPAYLSPRRLDGQPLTWRDDLHSFAVLLFEALAGELPWSAKVGDALLQSIRAGRLDSLQSRRPELSGEIDAYLAETLCGDRAGRGVMGWLDGLRAQLGIAPHPRCLFLRDVPLGGEEGSIGNRTDLVRWLQANLYSVTSDSVTPGHEELRTLEVLGQGSPQRMRSVLETLLREQELKDHSGLAVFAHGPAVARSVVSEALALRGTAPVVGDAEVSSVLACLPVPASRALLREWLGDFDMQVNALLERGVSAGELTSVDEVRIQGVGRMASRDFSASVPPLPSALFAELWGNSKGQHASRIRIVALAAATASSRILDGLGQAELLDLIERAPGEDCDELLELLRSMSGSVRGRILTGLLTIVRRVRTDQLDAAVEAYWDVEPLLTLDVSAALNKLLFYQLSESGRLQEASEFLRRWSRHRGKECSGTVIEIQMAAREVSILAAYGAFDEAREKLAGYEDRFEGRRGRWILHMAQTNLAEAVGDRRERIAQSELALAGLEREGGAERMRLDLILSICGAIILCSDADQWGRIPDMLQQAEGLASESEVLLFQQRIDVLHAQMALFRGDFAEAERRYLRAKRDAERSGELSRAQYIEGGLTIVQKERGEGYDALRRLDAISSDRHAAESLRETLDGQDELADVCILVGDLERAAAIIEAGLPAAEETGRGFSIGIFRGLRGRLRHLLGDPAAAAPDLRAAVEQLQAAHALRDRNQYLLELIDADSMEDRDGARVAAIIEHEEAVSERRLLPKAWLLESRRLRRAGAVRDAALALQQAFEVAATLENPEHRWPLHLEAAELALEAGAVEAAREDLERALDILRDLSLQYPAGPLRERFLARPDRRLVLVRLRALDV; this comes from the coding sequence ATGTTTCCATCCGCCCAGCAGCCACCTCGCGAGGGCCTTCTCGCCGAGGGGGCCAGTTCACAGATCTACTTGTCGCGGGACAACGTGGGCCGACCTGCGGCCCTCAAGCTCAGCCGAAGCGAGCGCTGGGATGCTTCGCTTCTCGCTGAGGCGCGTGCCGCCGCGCAATACCGCCATCCGTCCCTGCTGCCCGTGCTCGAACATGGCGTGGCGGAGGACGGTCGAATCTGGCTGCTTCTCCCATTACTGACGGGGAGCACCCTGTCGGACTGGCGACCACCGCTGACCGACTTGCTGGATGCTCTGACTGGGGTTGCCGACGCGCTCGATCTGCTCCACCACGGAGGAGTTGGGCACGCCGATCTCAAACCGGGGAATCTGCTCCTTGACGATCGGTCCGGGCCCCCACGGCTGTTGCTAGCCGATCTCGGCCTGCTAAGCCCGCTTGGCGAGGTTGCCCCTGGAGGCACACCGGCCTACTTGTCGCCGCGCCGACTTGACGGGCAGCCTCTGACCTGGCGAGACGATCTCCACTCCTTTGCGGTCTTGCTCTTTGAGGCGCTCGCGGGCGAGTTGCCTTGGTCGGCAAAGGTGGGCGACGCATTGCTTCAGTCGATTCGAGCGGGGCGGCTGGACTCCTTGCAGTCGCGGCGACCGGAACTCTCAGGCGAGATCGACGCGTACCTTGCAGAGACCCTTTGCGGCGACCGGGCTGGCAGAGGCGTCATGGGGTGGCTGGATGGGCTCCGAGCTCAGCTTGGGATTGCCCCTCATCCTCGATGCCTATTCTTGAGGGACGTGCCCCTTGGAGGTGAGGAAGGATCCATCGGCAACCGTACTGATCTTGTCCGCTGGTTGCAGGCGAATCTCTACTCAGTCACCAGTGACTCTGTGACTCCAGGGCACGAGGAGTTGAGGACGCTGGAGGTACTCGGGCAAGGCAGTCCGCAGCGCATGCGCAGCGTCCTCGAGACTCTGCTTCGGGAGCAAGAGCTCAAGGATCACTCAGGTTTGGCTGTCTTTGCGCACGGTCCTGCCGTGGCACGATCCGTCGTGTCCGAAGCGCTGGCATTGCGCGGCACGGCACCGGTGGTTGGGGACGCGGAAGTCAGTTCGGTCTTGGCATGCTTGCCCGTCCCCGCATCGCGAGCGCTGCTGAGAGAGTGGCTTGGGGATTTCGACATGCAGGTGAATGCTCTGCTGGAGCGGGGGGTGAGCGCAGGAGAGCTGACGTCGGTTGATGAGGTGCGAATCCAAGGGGTCGGGAGAATGGCAAGCCGTGACTTCTCGGCATCGGTGCCGCCTCTCCCCTCCGCCTTGTTTGCCGAGCTTTGGGGCAACTCCAAGGGACAGCACGCATCCAGGATCAGGATCGTGGCACTGGCGGCGGCAACCGCATCCAGTCGAATCCTGGACGGTCTTGGCCAGGCTGAGTTGCTGGATCTCATTGAGCGCGCGCCGGGCGAAGACTGCGATGAACTGCTGGAATTGCTCCGCTCCATGTCAGGAAGCGTTCGCGGGCGGATTCTGACGGGCTTGCTCACGATTGTGCGCAGGGTGAGGACAGACCAGCTTGATGCGGCGGTCGAAGCCTACTGGGATGTAGAGCCACTGCTTACGTTGGATGTCAGCGCGGCACTGAACAAGTTGCTCTTCTACCAGCTCTCGGAATCCGGGCGACTTCAGGAAGCAAGCGAGTTCCTGCGAAGATGGTCGCGCCATCGGGGCAAAGAGTGCTCCGGAACTGTCATCGAAATCCAGATGGCTGCGCGCGAAGTGTCGATCCTTGCGGCATATGGAGCTTTCGACGAGGCTCGCGAGAAGCTCGCTGGATACGAGGATCGGTTTGAAGGAAGGCGAGGTCGCTGGATTCTGCACATGGCGCAGACCAATCTTGCCGAGGCCGTCGGCGACCGCAGGGAGCGGATCGCTCAGTCCGAGCTGGCTCTCGCCGGGCTGGAGCGCGAGGGAGGAGCGGAGAGGATGCGCCTGGATCTTATCCTGTCGATCTGCGGCGCGATCATCCTGTGCAGTGACGCGGACCAGTGGGGTCGAATCCCCGATATGCTGCAACAGGCCGAAGGGCTTGCTTCGGAGTCTGAGGTGCTGCTGTTCCAGCAGCGCATCGATGTTCTTCATGCTCAGATGGCACTGTTCAGAGGTGACTTTGCCGAAGCCGAGCGGCGCTACTTGCGGGCGAAACGGGACGCGGAGCGCAGCGGTGAGCTGAGCAGAGCCCAGTACATCGAGGGTGGGCTCACCATCGTGCAGAAAGAGCGGGGGGAAGGGTACGATGCCTTGCGCCGGCTCGACGCCATCTCCAGCGATCGTCACGCCGCAGAAAGCCTCCGTGAGACACTGGACGGCCAAGACGAGCTGGCGGACGTCTGCATCCTCGTCGGCGACCTGGAGCGGGCGGCCGCGATCATCGAGGCTGGTCTGCCGGCTGCCGAGGAGACGGGGCGTGGCTTCTCCATCGGCATCTTTCGTGGGCTGCGCGGGAGGCTGCGCCATCTCCTCGGCGACCCGGCCGCCGCGGCGCCGGATCTCCGCGCCGCCGTCGAGCAACTCCAGGCGGCGCACGCGCTGCGTGACCGCAACCAGTATCTGCTGGAGCTCATCGACGCCGATTCCATGGAGGACAGGGACGGCGCGCGCGTCGCGGCGATCATCGAGCACGAGGAGGCGGTGAGCGAGCGGCGCCTGCTGCCCAAGGCCTGGCTGCTCGAATCGCGACGGCTGCGCCGGGCCGGAGCCGTGCGGGACGCGGCGCTCGCCCTGCAGCAGGCCTTCGAAGTGGCCGCGACGCTGGAGAACCCCGAGCATCGCTGGCCGCTGCATCTCGAGGCGGCCGAACTCGCGCTGGAGGCCGGCGCGGTCGAGGCTGCGCGCGAGGACCTCGAACGGGCGCTGGACATCCTCCGCGATCTCTCGCTCCAGTACCCCGCCGGGCCCCTGCGGGAGCGTTTCCTCGCCCGTCCCGATCGGCGTCTCGTGCTGGTGCGATTGCGGGCGCTCGACGTCTAG
- a CDS encoding bifunctional oligoribonuclease/PAP phosphatase NrnA, with product MIDTATLRETGAYLLAQGRVRLLLHKHPDGDVLGSCLGLARFLGARGVDVAVFGPFERSVKFNFLAGFDAIEDGREEVRNPAFADTLYVVVDSTGLDRTGFADGDFQRLLRIDHHIGGSEYDPRDLKDTSYGATALLIADLLRALDEDAIDAELATCLYTGLMTDTGGFRYTNTDAHVFRSASFLAERGARPAEIAGFVHERRDPVYLLLMRRALESLEFHEGHRVAALVLTPDGLPDEALTLFGEDDFINLPRSLEPVEVVVQFKQTLDGEWKVGFRGKGNVNVQAVALHFGGGGHFSASGCEMTGTLDDIKSKVLQRVRQALHEV from the coding sequence ATGATCGACACCGCCACCCTGCGCGAAACCGGCGCCTACCTGCTCGCCCAAGGCCGTGTGCGGCTGCTGCTGCACAAGCATCCCGACGGCGACGTCCTCGGCTCCTGCCTTGGGCTCGCGCGCTTCCTTGGCGCGCGGGGGGTGGACGTCGCCGTCTTCGGCCCCTTCGAGCGCTCGGTCAAGTTCAACTTCCTGGCCGGCTTCGACGCGATCGAGGACGGCCGCGAGGAGGTCCGCAACCCCGCCTTCGCCGACACGCTCTACGTCGTCGTGGACAGCACGGGCCTCGACCGCACGGGCTTCGCGGATGGCGATTTCCAGCGCCTCCTGCGCATCGATCACCACATCGGCGGCAGCGAGTACGACCCCCGTGATCTCAAGGACACCTCCTACGGCGCCACGGCGCTGCTGATCGCCGACCTGCTGCGCGCGCTGGACGAGGACGCCATCGACGCGGAGCTCGCGACCTGCCTCTACACGGGTCTCATGACCGACACCGGGGGCTTCCGCTACACGAACACCGACGCTCATGTCTTCCGCAGCGCCAGCTTCCTCGCCGAGCGGGGTGCCCGGCCCGCCGAGATCGCGGGCTTCGTGCACGAGCGGCGCGATCCCGTCTACCTGCTCCTCATGCGGCGGGCGCTGGAGTCGCTCGAGTTCCACGAGGGGCACCGGGTGGCCGCGCTGGTGCTGACCCCGGATGGCCTGCCCGACGAGGCGCTGACCCTCTTCGGGGAGGACGACTTCATCAACCTGCCGCGGAGCCTCGAGCCGGTGGAAGTGGTCGTGCAGTTCAAGCAGACCCTCGACGGCGAGTGGAAGGTGGGCTTTCGAGGGAAGGGGAACGTCAACGTGCAGGCCGTCGCGCTGCATTTCGGGGGCGGAGGTCATTTTTCCGCGTCCGGCTGCGAGATGACCGGGACGCTTGATGACATCAAGAGCAAGGTCCTGCAACGGGTTAGGCAGGCTCTGCACGAAGTGTAA
- a CDS encoding class I fructose-bisphosphate aldolase gives MAKSTKDYLGGDPEGLLTHVCTTIPKEHLHLPGPDMVDRIYVPSDRNNRVLGNLEWIFQHGRLGGSGYMSILPVDQGIEHTAGASFAPNPAYFDPENIVKLAIEGGCNAVASTLGVLGAVARGYAHKIPFVVKLNHNELLTYPTKYDQRLFANVDQAYDMGAAAVGATIYFGSEESSRQIEEISEAFAHAHELGLATILWCYLRNSAFKKGDTDYHVAADTTAQANHLGVTIEADIIKQKLPENNGGFKAVGFGKSHPDMYGKLCTDHPIDLCRWQVANCYMGRMGLINSGGASGDNDFAEAVRTAVINKRAGGMGLISGRKAFQRPMDEGVKLLNAIQDVYLDGGVTVA, from the coding sequence ATGGCCAAGAGCACCAAGGACTACCTGGGCGGAGACCCGGAGGGTCTGCTCACCCACGTCTGCACGACCATCCCCAAGGAGCATCTGCACCTGCCCGGCCCGGACATGGTGGACCGGATCTACGTGCCCAGCGACCGGAACAACCGCGTGCTGGGCAACCTGGAGTGGATCTTCCAGCACGGCCGGCTGGGGGGGAGCGGGTACATGTCGATCCTGCCCGTGGACCAGGGCATCGAGCACACGGCGGGGGCGTCGTTCGCGCCGAATCCGGCCTACTTCGATCCGGAGAACATCGTGAAGCTGGCCATCGAGGGCGGCTGCAACGCGGTGGCGTCGACCCTCGGCGTGCTCGGCGCCGTGGCGCGCGGCTACGCCCACAAGATCCCGTTCGTGGTGAAGCTCAACCACAACGAGCTGCTCACCTATCCCACCAAGTACGACCAGCGGCTCTTCGCGAACGTCGATCAGGCCTACGACATGGGCGCGGCGGCGGTGGGGGCCACCATCTACTTCGGCTCGGAGGAGTCGAGCCGTCAGATCGAGGAGATCAGCGAGGCCTTCGCGCACGCCCACGAGCTCGGCCTGGCGACGATCCTCTGGTGCTACCTGCGCAACAGCGCCTTCAAGAAGGGCGACACGGACTACCACGTCGCGGCCGACACCACCGCGCAGGCCAATCACCTGGGCGTGACCATCGAGGCGGACATCATCAAGCAGAAGCTGCCCGAGAACAACGGGGGCTTCAAGGCGGTCGGCTTCGGCAAGAGCCACCCCGACATGTACGGCAAGCTCTGCACGGACCATCCCATCGACCTGTGCCGCTGGCAGGTGGCGAACTGCTACATGGGGCGCATGGGGCTGATCAACTCGGGCGGCGCGTCCGGCGACAACGACTTCGCCGAGGCAGTGCGCACCGCGGTCATCAACAAGCGCGCCGGCGGCATGGGCCTGATCTCGGGTCGCAAGGCGTTCCAGCGGCCGATGGACGAGGGAGTCAAGCTGCTCAATGCCATCCAGGACGTCTACCTGGACGGCGGCGTGACCGTGGCCTGA